One stretch of Phocoena phocoena chromosome 10, mPhoPho1.1, whole genome shotgun sequence DNA includes these proteins:
- the LOC136129873 gene encoding zinc finger protein with KRAB and SCAN domains 7-like, with translation MAAQGRGTSGLIPRGAVLQRQEGHLTVKQEPESQSWGQGCSLQKNHPPVCEIFRLHFRQLCYHEMSGPQEALSRLRELCRWWLMPEVHTKEQILELLVLEQFLSILPGELRTWVQLHHPESGEEAVAVVEDFQRHVSGPGEVSAPAQEQEMHLEEMTALGATEESPPTSLLSEGSAPGAHQEPPGDPGAHHHLPSGHSAQHASPVPALPQVGNVGDQAAATVLRMVRPQEAAEFEFLSVDYTQKKWKGPALSQKAALYRNIVPENCCSLASLGENRMESSELPPQQEISEETESSDRTSGVLYGVIPGGPEAGDACEEALEKLEVQPSGEQGSRLKSDFLEITQEDKNKCTKDECDVYKELEEHPDLSSSPAERQEILKGQKFFHCDECGKAFNRSSHLIGHQRIHTGEKPYECNECGKTFRQTSQLIVHLRIHTGEKPYECSDCGKTYRHSSHLIQQQRLHNGEKSYKCNECAKAFTQSSQLIDHQRTHTGEKPYECNECGEAFIRSKSLVHHQVLHSGEKPYKCNECGKAFCSNRNLIDHQRIHTGEKPYECNECGKAFSRSKCLIRHQSLHTGEKPFKCSECGKAFNQNSQLVDHERIHTGEKPFECNECGKAFSLSKCLIRHQRLHTGEKPYKCNECGKSFNQNSHLIIHQRIHTGEKPYECNECGKVFSYSSSLMVHQRTHTGEKPYKCKDCEKAFSDSSQLIVHQRVHTGEKPYECIECGKAFSQRSLLILHERIHTGEKPYKCKECGKAFSHSSNLVVHRRIHTGLKPYTCSECGKSFSGKSHLIRHQGIHSGEKTYECKECGKAFSRSSGLISHHRVHTGEKPYTCIECGKAFSRSSNLTQHQRMHKGKKVYKCKECGKTCVSNTKIMDHQRIHTGEKPYECDECGKAFILKKTLNEHQRLHRREKPYKCNECGKAFTSNRNLIDHQRVHTGEKPYKCNECGKTFRQTSQVILHLRTHTKEKPYKCSECGKAYRYSSQLIQHQRKHNEEKETS, from the exons ATGGCCGCCCAAGGCAGGGGAACTTCAGGCCTCATCCCCAGGGGTGCTGTTCTCCAGAGGCAGGAGGGGCACTTGACCGTGAAACAGGAGCCAGAGAGCCAGAGCTGGGGACAGGGCTGCAGTCTCCAAAAGAATCACCCTCCTGTCTGTGAAATTTTCCGGCTGCACTTCAGGCAGTTATGTTATCATGAGATGTCTGGGCCGCAGGAGGCGCTGAGCCGGCTCCGGGAGCTCTGCCGCTGGTGGCTGATGCCGGAGGTGCACACCAAGGAGCAGATCCTGGAGCTGCTCGTGCTGGAGCAGTTCCTGAGCATCCTGCCAGGGGAACTGCGGACCTGGGTGCAGCTGCATCACCCTGAGAGTGGTGAGGAGGCTGTGGCTGTGGTGGAGGATTTCCAGAGACACGTTAGTGGACCAGGAGAG GTTTCAGCTCCAGCACAGGAACAGGAAATGCATTTGGAGGAGATGACAGCCTTGGGTGCAACAGAGGAATCTCCTCCTACCTCACTCCTCAGTGAGGGTTCGGCACCCGGAGCCCACCAGGAGCCTCCTGGTGACCCTGGGgcacaccaccacctccccagTGGGCACTCTG cTCAGCATGCTTCCCCGGTGCCTGCCCTTCCCCAAGTGGGGAACGTAGGAGACCAAGCAGCGGCAACTGTGCTCCGGATGGTCAGGCCCCAG GAGGCTGCAGAGTTCGAGTTCCTGTCTGTGGACTATACTCAGAAGAAGTGGAAAGGTCCAGCACTCAGCCAGAAAGCAGCCCTGTACCGGAACATCGTGCCAGAAAATTGCTGCAGCCTGGCTTCATTGG GTGAGAACAGGATGGAGAGTTCAGAGTTGCCTCCACAGCAGGAAATTTCTGAAGAAACGGAGTCATCTGATAGGACCTCAGGAGTACTCTATGGAGTGATTCCTGGAGGACCAGAAGCTGGAGATGCCTGTGAAGAGGCTTTAGAGAAGCTAGAAGTTCAACCCTCAGGTGAACAGGGGAGCAGACTGAAGAGTGATTTCTTGGAAATAACACaggaggataaaaataaatgcacaaaagATGAATGTGAtgtatataaggaacttgaggaACATCCAGATCTGTCCTCAAGTCCTGCAGAACGTCAGGAAATTCTGAAGGGACAGAAATTCTTTCACTGTGATGAATGTGGCAAAGCTTTTAATCGGAGTTCTCACCTCATTGGGCATCAgagaatccacactggagagaaaccctatgagtgCAATGAGTGTGGCAAGACCTTCAGGCAGACCTCTCAGCTCATAGTCCATCTCAGAATCCACACAGGGGAAAAGCCCTATGAATGCAGTGATTGTGGAAAGACCTATCGCCATAGCTCCCATCTCATTCAACAACAGAGACTCCATAATGGGGAGAAATCATATAAATGTAACgaatgtgcaaaagctttcactCAGAGTTCTCAACTCATTGACCACCAGAGAACCCATactggggagaaaccctatgaatgcaaTGAGTGTGGAGAGGCCTTCATTCGGAGTAAAAGCCTTGTCCACCATCAAGTACTTCACAGTGGTGAGAAACCTTACAAGTGTAATGAGTGTGGGAAAGCTTTCTGTTCTAACAGAAATCTTATTGACCATCAGAGAAtccacactggggagaagccTTATGAGTGTAATGAATGTGGCAAGGCCTTCAGTCGAAGTAAATGTCTTATTCGACATCAGAGCCTCCACACTGGGGAAAAACCATTCAAATGCAGtgagtgtgggaaagccttcaatCAGAACTCTCAACTTGTTGACCATGAGcgaattcatactggagaaaaaCCCTTTGAATGTAATGAGTGTGGTAAGGCATTCAGTCTGAGTAAATGTCTCATTCGACATCAGAGACTTCACACGGGTGAAAAGCCCTATAAATGCAATGAGTGTGGAAAATCCTTCAATCAAAACTCACATCTTATTATACaccagagaattcacactggtgagaaaccttatgaatgtaatgaatgtgggaaggTCTTCAGCTATAGCTCCAGTCTTATGGTACATCAGAGAACTCATACTGGGGAGAAACCCTATAAGTGCAAAGATTGTGAGAAGGCTTTTAGTGACAGCTCACAGCTCATTGTGcatcagagagttcacactggagagaaaccctatgaatgtattgaatgtgggaaagccttcagtcaGC GAAGTCTACTTATTC TACATGAACGAatccacacaggagagaaaccctataagTGTAAGGAGTGTGGAAAAGCCTTCAGTCATAGCTCCAACCTGGTTGTTCATCGGAGAATCCACACTGGACTGAAGCCCTACACGTGCAGCgaatgtgggaaatctttcaGTGGTAAGTCACACCTCATTCGGCACCAGGGAATCCACAGTGGGGAGAAAACTTACGAATGTAAggagtgtgggaaagcctttagtcGGAGTTCTGGTCTGATTTCACATCACAGAGTTCACACTGGCGAGAAGCCCTACACTTGTATCGAGTGCGGGAAAGCCTTTAGCCGTAGTTCAAACCTTACTCAACATCAGAGaatgcacaaaggaaaaaaagtttacaaatgtAAGGAGTGTGGGAAAACGTGTGTTTCTAATACAAAGATTATGgaccatcagagaattcacactgggGAGAAGCCTTATGAATGTGATGAGTGTGGGAAAGCTTTCATCTTAAAGAAGACCCTTAATGAACATCAGCGACTTCATCGTagagagaaaccttacaaatgtaatgagtgtgggaAAGCTTTTACTTCTAATCGAAATCTTATTGATCATCAGAGAGtgcacactggagagaaaccctataaatgCAATGAGTGTGGAAAAACCTTCAGGCAGACTTCTCAAGTTATTCTACATTTAAGAACCCACACGAAGGAGAAGCCCTATAAATGTAGTGAGTGTGGGAAAGCCTATCGTTATAGCTCACAGCTTATTCAACACCAGAGAAAACATAATGAGGAGAAAGAAACGTCATAA